One Rhodothermales bacterium genomic window carries:
- a CDS encoding Signal peptidase-like protein, which yields MGCGSCSAGGGSQAGGACRGGGCASGSGCSTMHVFDWLNEVNTSGESTDYDVFEVSFKGGRRNFFRNQRDLQVRTGDFVLVQADRGLDFGTVHMSGDLVRLRFKSKGGHEENDLPTIVRKATPSDVDRYEENKSKETDSFLVGRKSIERRNLPMKLVDVEWQFDHKKVTFYFTAENRVDFRELVRDLARRFHARVELRQIGARDEAARIGGIGSCGRELCCSTWLQEFKPVTTQAAKTQNLPLNPVRLSGQCGRLKCCLNYELEQYMSTLRRFPRVDTVVNTPAGEGRIKKLDIFKDIVWLLYSNGTWEDLPLADVRRYLGLEEGDSDLPPEDINPMNVRGDRGFA from the coding sequence ATGGGTTGCGGATCTTGTTCGGCCGGCGGAGGGAGCCAGGCGGGCGGAGCGTGCCGCGGCGGCGGCTGCGCGTCCGGATCCGGTTGCTCAACGATGCACGTCTTCGACTGGCTGAATGAAGTCAATACGTCGGGCGAGTCCACCGACTACGACGTCTTCGAGGTTTCGTTCAAGGGGGGCCGACGCAACTTCTTCCGAAATCAGAGAGACCTGCAGGTACGTACAGGCGACTTTGTCCTGGTGCAGGCCGACCGGGGTCTCGACTTCGGGACCGTCCACATGTCGGGCGACCTGGTTCGGCTGCGGTTCAAGTCTAAAGGTGGCCACGAGGAAAATGATCTTCCGACCATCGTGCGCAAGGCGACTCCGTCAGACGTCGATCGCTACGAAGAGAACAAGAGCAAGGAGACGGATTCATTTCTGGTGGGGAGGAAGTCGATCGAGCGGCGCAATCTGCCCATGAAACTCGTCGATGTGGAGTGGCAGTTCGATCATAAGAAAGTGACTTTTTACTTCACCGCAGAGAACCGCGTGGACTTCAGGGAGCTCGTTCGGGATCTCGCCCGGCGTTTTCACGCTCGTGTTGAGTTGAGGCAGATCGGTGCCCGAGATGAGGCCGCGCGAATCGGTGGGATCGGATCCTGCGGGCGTGAGCTTTGCTGCTCGACATGGCTGCAGGAATTCAAGCCGGTCACGACGCAGGCTGCGAAGACCCAGAACCTGCCTCTCAATCCGGTTCGACTCAGCGGCCAGTGTGGACGGCTGAAGTGTTGCCTGAACTACGAGCTCGAACAGTACATGAGCACGCTACGACGATTCCCCCGAGTCGATACCGTCGTGAATACGCCGGCGGGGGAAGGGCGGATCAAGAAGCTGGATATCTTCAAGGATATCGTGTGGCTGCTTTATTCCAACGGGACGTGGGAGGATCTGCCGCTTGCGGACGTCCGCCGGTACCTCGGACTCGAGGAGGGTGACTCAGACCTTCCACCGGAAGACATCAACCCGATGAATGTACGCGGAGATCGCGGCTTTGCCTGA